One genomic region from Sorangium aterium encodes:
- a CDS encoding cupredoxin domain-containing protein gives MRKELPTGQPVTIDLPELKAGELKFECGMGMIKGTIAVAPRK, from the coding sequence ATCCGCAAGGAGCTGCCGACCGGACAGCCAGTGACCATCGACCTCCCGGAGCTGAAGGCAGGTGAGCTGAAATTCGAGTGCGGCATGGGGATGATCAAGGGCACCATCGCTGTCGCCCCGAGGAAGTGA
- a CDS encoding DUF1326 domain-containing protein, with protein sequence MNAQSAGGRAQALIAAVEGQAGAQPDASPVKAESPADWHLRGEWFDICSCSLPCPCTFAQTPTHGDCLFTLVWQIHEGHYAGVDLSGLGVVSIGEFAGNMWVGDPNAMMKLMFYIDAKADSDQRRALERIFIGKEGGWPGKFGSLISEVRSIEYAPIRFEAPADLAHWRAEIPGRVKVGARALTGPTADPNRRVQLINAPGAEVGPGQVATWGVVEDDLATGFDFSHAYKGGSSKHFPFDWRP encoded by the coding sequence ATGAACGCGCAGAGCGCCGGCGGACGAGCTCAGGCGCTCATCGCCGCGGTCGAGGGGCAAGCCGGGGCGCAACCCGACGCCTCGCCGGTCAAGGCGGAGTCGCCTGCGGACTGGCACCTCAGAGGCGAGTGGTTTGACATCTGCAGCTGCTCGTTGCCCTGCCCATGCACGTTCGCGCAGACCCCCACGCACGGGGATTGCCTCTTCACGCTCGTCTGGCAGATCCACGAGGGCCACTACGCAGGCGTCGACCTCTCGGGGCTCGGGGTCGTCAGCATCGGCGAGTTCGCGGGGAACATGTGGGTCGGCGACCCGAACGCCATGATGAAGCTGATGTTCTACATCGACGCCAAGGCCGACTCCGACCAGCGGCGTGCGTTGGAACGCATCTTCATTGGCAAGGAAGGGGGCTGGCCCGGGAAGTTCGGCTCCCTGATCAGCGAGGTGCGCAGCATCGAGTACGCACCCATCAGGTTCGAAGCCCCCGCCGACCTGGCGCACTGGAGGGCCGAGATCCCGGGGCGGGTCAAGGTGGGGGCGCGAGCGCTCACCGGACCGACCGCGGACCCGAACCGCCGGGTGCAGCTGATCAACGCCCCCGGCGCCGAAGTCGGCCCCGGCCAGGTGGCCACCTGGGGCGTGGTCGAGGACGATCTCGCCACCGGCTTCGACTTCTCCCACGCCTACAAGGGCGGTTCCAGCAAGCACTTCCCGTTCGACTGGCGTCCGTAG
- a CDS encoding copper-transporting P-type ATPase — MNHDHHHEHGHPRAAGLERTKTGPGTCPSCRMALEPIEPVQAATRVEYVCPMHPEVVRTEPGSCPICGMALEPRTVTLEDAPNPELVDMSKRFWASVPLSLVVLVLGMSEMIPGQPVQYLLGHWLVWIEFALATPVVLWCGAPFFERGWASFKSWHLNMFTLIAIGTGAAYVYSAVATLAPGVFPHALRHGGAVPVYFEAASVIVSLVLLGQVLELRARSQTSSALKALLGLAPKTARRVGADGREEDVSLELVQPGDRLRVRPGEKVPVDGEVLEGTSAVDESMVTGEPIPVEKTPGAGVVGGTVNGTGGFVMRADRVGRDTLLARIVQMVGEAQRSRAPIQRLADAVAACFVPAVIAIAALTFVVWLLVGPEPRLSHALVNAVAVLIIACPCALGLATPISIMVGTGRGATAGILIKNAEALETFEKVDTLVVDKTGTLTEGKPKLASMATLGDLPPNEILRLAASLERGSEHPLATAIVAGALEQELELVPAEGFRSITGKGVVGTVAGRSVALGNLKLFEELGIPPDDLPRRAEERRQEGQTAMLVAVDGKAAGIVGVADPVRASTSEAVRLLREEGIRLIMLTGDSRTTAEAVARKLGIEHVEAEVLPDQKAAVVKRLQAEGHVVAMTGDGINDAPALAQAHVGVAMGTGTDVAIESAGITLVRGDLRGLLRARKLSRATMRNIRQNLFFAFVYNALGVPVAAGVLYPVLGLLLSPMIASAAMSLSSVSVIGNALRLRRVEL; from the coding sequence ATGAACCACGATCATCACCACGAGCATGGTCACCCTCGTGCCGCCGGCCTTGAGCGGACGAAGACCGGACCGGGAACGTGTCCCTCGTGCAGGATGGCTCTCGAGCCGATCGAGCCGGTCCAGGCGGCGACGCGCGTCGAGTACGTCTGCCCGATGCACCCCGAGGTCGTCCGCACGGAGCCGGGCTCCTGCCCGATCTGCGGGATGGCCCTTGAGCCGCGCACGGTGACGCTCGAGGACGCGCCGAACCCCGAGCTCGTGGACATGTCCAAGCGCTTCTGGGCGAGCGTCCCGCTGAGCCTCGTCGTCCTCGTGCTGGGGATGTCCGAGATGATCCCGGGCCAGCCGGTGCAATACCTCCTCGGCCACTGGCTCGTCTGGATCGAGTTTGCCCTTGCCACGCCGGTGGTGCTCTGGTGCGGCGCCCCGTTCTTCGAGCGCGGCTGGGCCTCGTTCAAGAGCTGGCACCTCAACATGTTCACCCTGATCGCCATCGGCACGGGGGCCGCCTATGTGTACAGCGCCGTGGCCACGCTGGCGCCCGGCGTCTTCCCCCACGCGCTGCGCCACGGCGGAGCGGTCCCGGTCTACTTCGAGGCAGCCAGCGTCATCGTCTCGCTCGTGCTGCTCGGGCAGGTCCTCGAGCTGCGCGCCCGCAGCCAGACGAGCAGCGCGCTCAAGGCGCTCCTCGGCCTCGCCCCGAAGACCGCCAGGCGTGTCGGCGCGGACGGTCGGGAAGAGGACGTCTCTCTCGAGCTCGTGCAGCCCGGCGACCGGCTGCGCGTGCGGCCGGGGGAGAAGGTGCCTGTCGACGGCGAGGTCCTCGAGGGGACCAGCGCGGTCGACGAGTCGATGGTCACGGGCGAGCCCATCCCGGTCGAGAAGACGCCCGGCGCCGGCGTGGTCGGCGGCACCGTCAACGGCACAGGCGGCTTCGTGATGCGGGCCGATCGCGTCGGGCGCGACACCCTGCTCGCCCGGATCGTCCAGATGGTGGGCGAGGCCCAGCGCAGCCGCGCCCCCATCCAGCGCCTCGCGGACGCCGTCGCCGCGTGCTTCGTGCCCGCCGTGATCGCGATTGCGGCGCTGACCTTCGTGGTCTGGCTGCTCGTCGGGCCGGAGCCCAGGCTCTCCCACGCGCTCGTCAACGCGGTGGCTGTGCTCATCATCGCCTGCCCGTGCGCGCTCGGCCTCGCCACACCGATATCGATCATGGTCGGGACGGGGCGCGGCGCGACGGCCGGTATCCTGATCAAGAACGCAGAGGCGCTCGAGACCTTCGAGAAGGTCGACACCCTCGTCGTCGACAAGACCGGCACGCTCACCGAGGGCAAGCCGAAGCTCGCCTCCATGGCGACGCTGGGCGACCTCCCGCCGAACGAGATCCTCAGGCTCGCGGCGAGCCTGGAGCGCGGCAGCGAGCACCCGCTCGCGACCGCGATCGTGGCGGGGGCCCTCGAGCAGGAGCTCGAGCTCGTGCCGGCAGAAGGGTTCCGGTCGATCACGGGCAAGGGCGTGGTGGGCACGGTGGCCGGGCGCTCGGTCGCGCTCGGCAACCTCAAGCTCTTCGAGGAGCTCGGTATCCCGCCGGACGATCTCCCGCGCCGCGCCGAGGAGCGCCGGCAAGAGGGCCAGACGGCGATGCTCGTGGCGGTGGACGGCAAGGCGGCGGGCATCGTCGGCGTGGCCGACCCGGTGCGTGCGTCGACCAGCGAGGCCGTCCGTCTCCTCCGCGAGGAGGGCATTCGCCTCATCATGCTCACCGGCGACAGCCGCACGACGGCGGAGGCGGTCGCCAGGAAGCTCGGCATCGAGCACGTCGAGGCCGAGGTGCTGCCCGACCAGAAGGCGGCGGTCGTGAAGCGCCTGCAGGCCGAAGGCCACGTCGTGGCGATGACCGGCGACGGCATCAACGACGCGCCCGCGCTCGCGCAGGCGCACGTCGGCGTCGCCATGGGCACCGGGACCGACGTCGCCATCGAGAGCGCCGGGATCACGCTCGTGCGCGGCGACCTCCGCGGCCTCCTGCGCGCGCGGAAGCTCAGCCGGGCGACGATGCGCAACATCCGACAGAACCTGTTCTTTGCGTTCGTCTACAACGCGCTCGGCGTGCCGGTCGCGGCGGGCGTGCTCTATCCCGTCCTCGGGCTGCTCCTTAGCCCCATGATCGCCAGCGCCGCGATGAGCCTGAGCTCGGTGTCGGTCATCGGCAATGCCCTCCGGCTGCGCCGGGTCGAGCTCTGA
- a CDS encoding four-helix bundle copper-binding protein: MNTASHAQSCESICVQTIQYCLHMGGSHAEPSHMQLMQDCAKICETTATFLMRGSPQHNQVTAACASICELCAQSCDQFTGDAQMKACADECRRCAAACRQVAQMRPGGAAGAGHQSVP, from the coding sequence GTGAACACGGCCAGCCACGCCCAGAGCTGCGAGTCGATCTGCGTCCAGACGATCCAGTACTGCCTCCATATGGGAGGCTCGCACGCGGAGCCATCCCACATGCAGCTCATGCAGGATTGCGCCAAGATCTGCGAGACGACGGCGACGTTCCTGATGCGCGGCTCGCCGCAACACAACCAGGTCACGGCCGCGTGCGCGAGCATCTGCGAGCTCTGCGCTCAGAGCTGTGACCAGTTCACGGGTGACGCGCAGATGAAGGCCTGCGCCGACGAGTGCCGCCGCTGCGCCGCCGCGTGCAGGCAGGTCGCGCAGATGCGGCCGGGCGGGGCAGCCGGCGCGGGACACCAGAGCGTGCCCTGA
- a CDS encoding sterol desaturase family protein — translation MEEAPDLSIHRMRGTLIWMTSRLLYPLLLAVTLYIIYAAVTQGWDLRRALWGYLFGLIVLLITVERLLPLSPDWGMTRQSFWRDLKYLLASGVTIAMVRTGFGTLALWLSERHQGPLASASVLLSVGVFLVVFELLQYWFHRLSHEGTGALGRFLWKVHLAHHLPDRVYVVMHGVFHPLNALISAVLIQSTLLILGLSPQAVFAAVLLIDLQTMGSHFNVDIRAGFLNYVFIGTELHRYHHSADIDEARNFGTVLPLWDLVFGTFVYRPDAAPRRLGVDRSAGYPPSQQFWQVLALPFRR, via the coding sequence GTGGAAGAGGCGCCCGACCTCAGCATCCATCGCATGCGAGGAACGCTGATCTGGATGACGAGCCGCCTGCTGTACCCGCTGCTGCTGGCGGTGACCTTGTACATCATCTACGCCGCCGTGACGCAGGGCTGGGACCTGAGGCGCGCCCTGTGGGGTTACCTCTTCGGCCTGATCGTCTTGCTCATCACCGTCGAGCGCCTGCTGCCGCTGTCGCCGGACTGGGGCATGACCCGCCAGAGCTTCTGGCGCGACCTCAAGTACCTGCTGGCGTCGGGCGTCACCATCGCGATGGTGCGGACCGGCTTCGGTACCCTGGCCCTGTGGCTCAGCGAGCGGCATCAGGGCCCGCTCGCCAGCGCCTCCGTGCTCCTCAGCGTGGGGGTCTTCCTTGTGGTCTTCGAGCTGCTGCAGTACTGGTTCCATCGCCTCAGCCACGAAGGCACCGGAGCCCTGGGGCGCTTCTTGTGGAAGGTCCACCTGGCGCATCACCTTCCGGATCGCGTCTACGTGGTGATGCACGGCGTGTTTCACCCCCTCAACGCGCTCATCTCGGCGGTGCTGATCCAGTCGACCCTGCTGATCTTGGGGCTGTCTCCGCAGGCCGTCTTCGCGGCGGTGTTGCTCATCGATCTCCAGACGATGGGTTCGCACTTCAACGTCGACATCCGCGCCGGATTCCTGAATTACGTGTTCATCGGCACCGAGCTGCACCGCTATCATCACAGCGCCGACATCGACGAGGCCCGGAACTTCGGGACCGTACTTCCGCTGTGGGATCTGGTCTTCGGGACGTTCGTGTACCGGCCGGACGCGGCCCCGCGCCGCCTGGGCGTCGACCGCTCTGCGGGCTATCCACCGTCGCAGCAGTTCTGGCAGGTGCTGGCCCTGCCGTTCCGACGCTGA
- a CDS encoding multicopper oxidase family protein, whose translation MTDTNPDPTIVEVDLEAGEAEKSFLEGKTTAVLAYNGTVPGPLIEANVGDTLIVHFKNSLSEETTIHWHGIRLPNDMDGAPAVQRPIAAGDAFTYQFKLKDAGFFWFHPHVMEEEQIRKGLFGVIRVRGQDEPQADDEKIVVLGDALLKEDGSFDDEVDDDMIMLGREGNVLLVNGRTMPTLELEPGALTRLRIVNVANGRFFNLALPGHAFRVIGTDGGLIPKPYDAERLLVAPGERYDVLLIGQGEPGAEIVLTNEAYARGHDTGEAAPMPLATVRIGEGPALSGRTLPDSGPAIERLPGGAADTTITFDERYIQGVLKFLVDGNTYPDVPPIEVERGSTHVFDLKNDAEMDHPFHLHGFFFQVLARDGVPVADDALANKDTLILPQLSTTTVVARFDEPGDWMYHCHILEHAERGMMGELVVSP comes from the coding sequence GTGACGGACACGAACCCCGATCCGACGATCGTGGAAGTCGATCTCGAGGCAGGAGAGGCAGAGAAGAGCTTCCTCGAGGGTAAGACGACCGCGGTCCTGGCCTACAACGGCACGGTCCCCGGACCGCTGATCGAGGCGAACGTGGGCGACACGCTGATCGTCCACTTCAAGAACAGCCTGTCGGAGGAGACGACGATCCACTGGCACGGCATCCGGCTGCCAAACGACATGGACGGCGCGCCGGCGGTGCAGCGACCGATCGCGGCCGGGGACGCCTTCACCTATCAATTCAAGCTGAAGGACGCGGGTTTCTTCTGGTTCCACCCACACGTGATGGAGGAGGAGCAGATCCGGAAGGGCCTGTTCGGCGTGATCCGGGTGCGCGGCCAGGACGAGCCGCAGGCCGACGACGAGAAGATCGTCGTGCTGGGCGACGCGCTCCTCAAGGAGGACGGGAGCTTCGACGACGAAGTCGACGACGACATGATCATGCTCGGCCGCGAGGGCAACGTGCTGCTCGTCAACGGCAGGACGATGCCCACGCTCGAGCTCGAGCCGGGCGCGCTGACGCGGCTCCGGATCGTCAACGTCGCGAACGGCCGCTTCTTCAACCTCGCGCTTCCCGGTCACGCGTTCCGCGTGATCGGCACCGACGGCGGGCTGATCCCGAAGCCCTACGACGCCGAGCGGCTGCTGGTCGCGCCGGGCGAGCGCTACGACGTGCTCCTGATCGGTCAGGGGGAGCCGGGGGCGGAGATCGTCCTGACCAACGAGGCCTATGCGCGCGGGCACGACACCGGGGAGGCGGCGCCGATGCCGCTCGCCACGGTGCGCATCGGCGAGGGACCTGCGCTCTCCGGTCGCACGCTGCCGGACTCGGGCCCCGCCATCGAGCGGCTGCCCGGGGGGGCGGCGGACACGACGATCACGTTCGACGAGAGGTATATCCAGGGAGTGCTCAAGTTCCTCGTCGATGGCAACACCTACCCTGATGTGCCGCCGATCGAGGTGGAGCGCGGCTCGACGCACGTCTTCGATCTGAAGAACGACGCAGAGATGGACCACCCGTTCCATCTGCACGGCTTCTTCTTCCAGGTCCTGGCCAGGGACGGCGTCCCCGTGGCCGACGACGCGCTCGCCAACAAGGACACGCTGATCCTGCCTCAGCTGTCGACGACCACGGTCGTGGCCCGCTTCGACGAGCCCGGTGACTGGATGTACCACTGCCACATCCTCGAGCACGCCGAGCGCGGGATGATGGGCGAGCTCGTCGTCAGCCCCTGA
- a CDS encoding TolC family protein: MFAALAATLTLVPASGARGETLTWAQVKARAAALSPATVEAKQGARAARAEAAGAGRWPRTNPVLTGGVDLGAPFGHPEARTFSVGIEQELDVFGVAATAARAGQQKIAVAALEGAALKLDGLAEAAEAFIELERAQRVLAVWTELDRVFERIAAGTAAASRAGERSDLEAILASAESAGATTELAGARTELARAQARLGVLIAAAEPSSLRVAEAPVRPPDARGRDALVAAALRRRPEVGLWRARMGEAEARRAFAARAALPEPTLGLGVEMGREGRDAAPASPDGATGVRHERTQLQIKLSVPLPLFDRNQAERARALAEASSASEQGAVAARQISAAVTRAKSAVDASWAALARWQAIARRLDEAQAMVEKGYAAGQVDLFDTLARAERVARARVQILEARAAYLKARAELSRALGEEP, from the coding sequence ATGTTCGCGGCCCTCGCTGCAACGCTGACGCTCGTGCCCGCGTCGGGCGCCCGCGGCGAGACGCTGACGTGGGCCCAGGTGAAGGCGCGCGCCGCCGCGCTGTCCCCCGCGACCGTGGAGGCGAAGCAGGGCGCGCGCGCCGCACGCGCGGAGGCCGCCGGCGCGGGGCGCTGGCCTCGCACGAACCCCGTGCTCACGGGGGGCGTCGATCTCGGCGCACCGTTCGGACACCCGGAGGCGCGGACCTTCTCGGTCGGCATCGAGCAAGAGCTCGACGTCTTCGGGGTCGCGGCTACAGCAGCGCGCGCCGGCCAGCAGAAGATCGCCGTCGCGGCGCTGGAAGGGGCGGCGCTGAAGCTCGACGGGCTCGCCGAGGCAGCCGAGGCGTTCATCGAGCTCGAGCGAGCGCAGCGCGTGCTCGCCGTCTGGACCGAGCTCGACCGGGTTTTCGAGCGCATTGCCGCTGGCACCGCGGCGGCGTCCCGCGCCGGCGAGCGGTCGGATCTCGAGGCGATCCTGGCCAGCGCCGAGAGCGCCGGTGCGACGACCGAGCTCGCCGGCGCACGGACCGAGCTCGCGCGCGCGCAGGCGCGGCTCGGGGTGCTCATCGCCGCTGCGGAGCCCTCGTCCCTCCGCGTCGCGGAGGCGCCGGTCCGGCCGCCTGATGCCCGTGGCCGCGACGCGCTCGTGGCCGCCGCGCTCCGCCGCCGGCCCGAGGTTGGGCTCTGGCGGGCTCGGATGGGAGAGGCCGAGGCACGGCGCGCGTTCGCCGCACGTGCCGCGCTCCCGGAGCCCACGCTGGGCCTCGGGGTCGAGATGGGTCGGGAAGGGCGCGATGCCGCCCCGGCCAGCCCGGACGGGGCGACCGGCGTCCGGCACGAGCGCACGCAGCTTCAGATCAAGCTGTCCGTGCCGCTGCCGCTCTTCGACCGGAACCAGGCCGAGCGAGCCCGCGCGCTCGCCGAAGCGAGCTCCGCCAGCGAGCAGGGCGCGGTCGCTGCCAGGCAGATCAGCGCAGCGGTCACACGCGCGAAGTCTGCGGTCGACGCGAGCTGGGCGGCCCTCGCGCGGTGGCAGGCCATCGCTCGCCGGCTCGACGAGGCGCAGGCGATGGTCGAGAAGGGCTACGCAGCAGGGCAGGTCGATCTGTTCGACACCCTCGCCCGCGCCGAGCGCGTCGCCCGCGCGCGCGTCCAGATCCTCGAGGCGCGCGCCGCCTACCTGAAAGCCCGCGCGGAGCTGTCCCGCGCGCTCGGAGAAGAACCATGA
- a CDS encoding TetR/AcrR family transcriptional regulator: MNKNAKKSGNEDRDGGDDRGRAAGKIADRRVQKTRKLLSDALVSLILEKGYDEVSIQDIIDRANVGRSTFYSHYENKEQLLLFGHEHLRALFPRDAGRPLDFLPFYRHLAEMHELVRKLLSAEKSERVLTRSLEDILQGSICRLYAPRLAPEEGALFMLRSEAAAAALVRLMTSWIHKGMPCSPERMAEESTALLQRVLADERAAASGRTRKE; this comes from the coding sequence ATGAACAAGAACGCGAAAAAGTCCGGAAACGAGGACAGGGACGGGGGCGACGACAGGGGGCGGGCCGCCGGCAAGATCGCGGATCGGCGCGTGCAGAAGACCCGGAAGCTGCTCTCGGACGCCCTGGTCTCGCTGATCCTGGAGAAGGGCTATGACGAGGTGTCCATCCAGGACATCATCGATCGAGCCAACGTCGGGCGGTCCACGTTCTACTCGCACTACGAGAACAAGGAGCAGCTGCTGCTGTTCGGACACGAGCACCTGCGGGCGCTGTTCCCGCGGGACGCGGGACGTCCGCTCGACTTCCTGCCGTTTTACCGCCACCTCGCCGAGATGCACGAGCTGGTGCGCAAGCTCCTGTCCGCGGAGAAGAGCGAGCGGGTGCTGACGCGCTCCCTGGAGGACATCCTTCAGGGCAGCATCTGCCGCCTGTACGCTCCGCGGCTGGCGCCGGAGGAGGGGGCCCTGTTCATGCTCCGCTCCGAGGCGGCGGCGGCGGCGCTGGTGCGGTTGATGACGAGCTGGATCCACAAGGGAATGCCGTGCTCACCGGAGCGGATGGCGGAGGAGAGCACGGCGCTGCTGCAGCGGGTCCTCGCGGACGAGCGGGCCGCGGCGAGCGGACGGACGCGGAAGGAGTGA
- a CDS encoding sensor histidine kinase has product MAPPPTPQRPYRLRRRLLLVISLLVALVAVSGVATVLTGLASRRAILEAHDLEVASRRAALLSVTAREQYIHEAHTIILRDRSHVAHHDAWVSELGATLAELRPGLDAETATKLDDIGKTSRELSQLFSTAILPAIDRQDWHEVHHAHDRANALVDRMTEHADSLALHFDERAMAAERRAEQFIRFALILATAVCALAAALALIAGRKLWRSFSTPLSSLERVAVRVTAGDRSARVAPVAAAELAAVADAFNRMLDALSRTEAELVASERLAAIGRVAAGVAHEINNPIAVIRGYVKTMAKEAEKPELREELSILDEEAAACQRIAEELLMYARSPILSPRPVQAEELLRDAASHCDGGPGRRDQVPLVDAEPSFINVDPLRIRQVIVNLVTNAREATSGTSEGDEIVVRGRQQDDGYRIEVLDRGAGIREEARERLFEPFFTTRRDGTGLGLAVCYGLVTAHGGSIRAEPRSGGGSRFVIDLPGVLIEEARESQERA; this is encoded by the coding sequence ATGGCTCCGCCTCCCACTCCACAGCGCCCTTACCGACTCCGCCGCCGGCTGCTCCTGGTCATCAGCCTCCTCGTCGCCTTGGTCGCCGTGAGCGGCGTCGCCACCGTGCTCACGGGCCTCGCGTCCCGTCGCGCGATCCTGGAGGCCCACGACCTCGAGGTGGCCTCCCGCCGGGCTGCGCTCCTCAGCGTCACCGCGCGCGAGCAGTACATCCACGAGGCCCACACGATCATCCTGCGCGACCGGTCCCACGTCGCGCACCACGACGCCTGGGTGAGCGAGCTCGGCGCGACGCTCGCCGAGCTACGCCCCGGCCTCGACGCCGAGACGGCCACGAAGCTCGACGATATCGGGAAGACGAGCCGCGAGCTCAGCCAGCTCTTCTCCACGGCCATCCTCCCCGCCATCGATCGGCAGGACTGGCACGAGGTTCACCACGCGCACGACCGCGCGAACGCGCTCGTCGATCGGATGACGGAGCATGCGGACAGCCTGGCGCTTCACTTCGACGAGCGCGCCATGGCCGCGGAGCGCCGGGCCGAGCAGTTCATCCGGTTCGCTTTGATCCTCGCGACGGCCGTCTGCGCGCTCGCCGCGGCGCTCGCCTTGATCGCCGGGCGCAAGCTCTGGCGCTCTTTCTCCACCCCGCTCTCCTCGCTCGAGCGCGTCGCCGTGCGCGTCACCGCTGGAGATCGCAGCGCCCGCGTCGCGCCTGTGGCGGCCGCGGAGCTCGCGGCGGTCGCCGACGCGTTCAACCGGATGCTGGACGCGCTGTCGCGCACCGAAGCCGAGCTGGTCGCCTCGGAGCGGCTCGCGGCGATCGGCCGCGTCGCCGCGGGCGTCGCGCACGAGATCAACAACCCCATCGCCGTGATCCGCGGTTACGTGAAGACGATGGCGAAGGAGGCGGAGAAGCCCGAGCTCCGCGAGGAGCTCTCGATCCTCGACGAGGAAGCGGCGGCCTGCCAGCGGATCGCGGAGGAGCTGCTCATGTACGCGCGCTCTCCGATCCTCTCGCCGCGCCCCGTGCAGGCCGAGGAGCTCCTCAGGGACGCGGCCTCGCACTGCGACGGCGGGCCGGGGCGGCGCGACCAGGTCCCGCTCGTGGACGCCGAGCCGTCCTTCATCAACGTGGATCCGCTCCGCATCCGGCAGGTGATCGTCAACCTCGTGACCAACGCGCGCGAGGCGACCTCCGGAACCTCGGAAGGTGACGAGATCGTCGTGCGCGGAAGGCAGCAGGACGATGGCTACCGGATCGAGGTCCTGGACCGGGGAGCCGGTATTCGCGAGGAGGCGCGCGAGCGGCTCTTCGAGCCGTTCTTCACGACCCGCCGCGACGGCACCGGCCTCGGCCTCGCGGTCTGCTATGGTCTGGTGACCGCACACGGTGGGAGCATCCGGGCGGAGCCCAGATCAGGCGGCGGATCCCGGTTCGTGATCGACTTGCCGGGCGTCCTCATTGAAGAAGCAAGGGAGAGCCAAGAGCGCGCATGA
- a CDS encoding sigma-54-dependent transcriptional regulator: MKPTVLVVDDKANMLALLSKVLGKSAKVLTARGVRTALQILETEPVTTVVCDLRMNDGDGLEVLRAVRARWPGVPFILMTAYASVPTAVQAMREGAYDYVTKPFDPDELRALVERAMAQAVVLKGAQDAQDAQGFAGMTGRSPAMRALYQLIERVAPTDATVLILGETGTGKELVARAIHEHSSRASHRPIAVNCAAIPRSLIESELFGHARGSFTGAATDRAGLFEEAHGSTLFLDELGELRPTVQAKLTRVLEERAVRRIGEARERKIDVRLIAATHRDLRAMVKTGAFREDLWFRLNVCVIELPPLRERADDIPLLAQRFLAERAPQSRSNATRFSAAAMSALQTYRWPGNARELKSAVERAVVIETSGEIRLESLPPEVQGASPLKLTSASDVDLAQLSYREAVDASREETNRRYLEAVMRRFQGDVTQAAAHAGVERESFYRLLRRCGLSADDFREERRGTADGTKN, translated from the coding sequence ATGAAGCCGACAGTGCTCGTCGTCGACGACAAGGCGAACATGCTGGCGCTCCTCTCGAAGGTGCTCGGCAAGAGCGCCAAGGTCCTGACGGCGCGGGGCGTGCGAACGGCGCTCCAGATCCTTGAAACCGAGCCGGTCACAACCGTCGTCTGCGATCTGCGCATGAACGACGGGGACGGCCTCGAGGTGCTCCGGGCGGTGCGCGCGCGCTGGCCCGGAGTGCCCTTCATCCTGATGACCGCGTATGCGTCGGTCCCGACCGCGGTTCAGGCCATGCGCGAGGGCGCCTACGACTACGTGACGAAGCCGTTCGACCCGGACGAGCTGCGCGCGTTGGTCGAGCGGGCCATGGCGCAAGCCGTGGTGCTGAAGGGCGCGCAGGACGCGCAGGACGCACAGGGCTTTGCGGGCATGACGGGGCGTTCACCCGCCATGCGGGCGCTCTACCAGCTCATCGAGCGCGTGGCGCCGACGGACGCGACCGTGCTCATCCTGGGCGAGACGGGCACCGGGAAGGAGCTCGTGGCGCGCGCCATCCATGAGCACTCGTCCCGCGCGTCGCACCGCCCCATTGCCGTCAACTGCGCGGCCATCCCCCGATCGCTCATCGAGAGCGAGCTGTTCGGCCACGCGCGCGGCTCGTTCACGGGCGCCGCCACGGATCGGGCGGGGCTCTTCGAGGAGGCGCACGGGAGCACGCTGTTTCTTGATGAGCTCGGTGAGCTCAGGCCGACCGTGCAAGCGAAATTGACGCGCGTGCTCGAGGAGCGCGCGGTCCGGCGCATCGGAGAGGCGCGCGAACGCAAGATCGACGTCCGGCTGATCGCCGCGACGCACCGGGACCTCCGGGCGATGGTGAAGACGGGCGCCTTCCGCGAGGATCTCTGGTTCCGCCTGAACGTCTGCGTCATCGAGCTGCCCCCGCTACGGGAGCGCGCGGACGACATCCCGCTCCTCGCACAGCGCTTCCTCGCGGAGCGCGCCCCGCAGTCGCGCTCCAATGCGACGCGCTTCTCCGCGGCGGCGATGAGCGCGCTCCAGACCTACCGCTGGCCGGGCAACGCGCGCGAGCTCAAGAGCGCGGTGGAGCGCGCGGTGGTGATCGAGACGTCGGGCGAGATCCGCCTGGAGTCGCTCCCGCCCGAGGTACAGGGGGCGAGCCCGCTCAAGCTGACGAGCGCGAGCGACGTCGATCTCGCGCAGCTCTCGTACCGTGAAGCGGTCGACGCCTCCCGCGAGGAGACCAACCGGCGCTACCTCGAGGCCGTCATGCGCCGGTTCCAGGGTGACGTCACACAGGCCGCCGCGCACGCGGGCGTGGAGCGGGAGAGCTTCTATCGGCTGCTGCGGCGCTGTGGGCTCTCCGCGGATGACTTCCGGGAGGAGCGCCGGGGCACGGCGGACGGTACGAAGAACTGA